In Candidatus Hydrogenedentota bacterium, the sequence TCCTTTCTTCCCAACTCCCTCACAGCGCAGCGATTTTCTTCGCCAGTTGTTTCGCCAATCCTTCGGCCACTTTCGCTTTTTCGTGCTGCACCATGATGCGAATGACAGGTTCGGTACCCGAGGGGCGGATTACCACGCGGCCGGTGCCGACAAGTTCGTCTTCGGCGTCTTTGCGGACGGAGTCGATGACCTCTTCGCTGGGAACGGGTTTGCCGTTGAGCGGGACGGATTGGTTCGCTTCAGGCATGGGTTGGTAAACGGACGCGAGGCTGGCAAGCGGTTGATCGCGGCGGATCATCGTGGCGAGGATTTGAAGCGCCGCAATGAGGGCGTCGCCGGTGACGTTATGATCGAGCATGACCATGTGACCGGAGGCTTCCCCGCCAATCGTGAGGCCGCGTTCGCGCAATGCTTCAACCACAAAGCGGTCGCCGACTTTGGTCCACACGACGCTGCCGCCGTGCGTTTCGATTGCCTTCGCGAGACCGCCGTTCGCCATGATGTTCGTCGCTATTGCTTTTCCGGGCAGGGCCTCGCGTTCAAGCAGATCAACGCCAAGAATGGAGAGCAGCGCGTTGCCGTCGAGCATGCGGCCGTCGCCGTCCGCCATGACAATGCGATCGCCGTCGCCGTCGAACGCGATGCCGACGTCCGCGCGCTCGCGAATGACCGTTGCGCGCATTTCTTCGGGATGGACCGATCCGCAATTCTCGTTGATGTTGCGGCCGTTCGGATTGTTGTGAATCGGAATGACTTCCGCGCCCAGTTCGCTGAACGTATAGTGCCCGCACTTGTACGACGCGCCGTTGGCGGTATCGACAACAATCTTGAGGCCGTCCAGCCGCATGCCCTTCGGGAATGTCGCCTTGGCGAATTCGATGTAGCGCCCGACGGCGTCGTCGATGCGGCGCGCGGTCCCGATCTCGCCCGCGGTCGGACGCATGTTGTCGATCTCGCCGCTGATGACGAGCTTCTCGATCTCGTCCTCGACTTCGTCGGCAATCTTAAAGCCGTCGCGCGCGAAGAACTTGATTCCGTTGTATTGGAATGCGTTGTGCGATGCGCTGATCATGATTGCGCCGTCGCAGCGCAGGCTGCGCATGATGTACGACACGCCCGGCGTCGGCAACGGGCCGGTCAGGAGCACGTTCACTCCCATCGAACACAGCCCGGCGGTCAGCGCGTTCTCGACCATATAGCCGGAAATGCGCGTGTCCTTGCCGATGAGGATGGTGTGGCGGCGCGCTTCCTGCTGGTACAGGTATCCCGCCGCGCGGCCTACTTTCAATACGGTCTCAACGTTCACCGGCGCCATGTTCGCCACGCCGCGGATACCGTCGGTCCCAAACATACGGTCACTCATTGAAGGTCCCTCTCACGAGTCCCACTCTCGTTACCAAGCTTCAGTCCCATTCTCGTTACCAGGCTCCGCTTGGTAACGCGCTCCTGAAGAGCTCTGCTTTGACTCGCAATTGCCCGAAACGCAGCGGTCATTCACTATACGTCCCTCTAACAATAGCATCGGTCATCTTGGCGACGCGCGCCATCCGCTTCACGTCATGGACGCGTACCGCGTCCGCGCCGTGGGCGATGGCGATGGCCACCGTTGCCGCCGTCCCCTCCATGCGATCGTCGACGGCAACACCGAGTACCTCCCCAATTGTCGACTTATTGGACGTGCCGATCAAAATCGGCCTGCCGAACTTCTTGAATTCGGAAAGGCGGCGCAGGATCTCGAGGTTGTGCGCGGGGGTTTTTCCAAAGCCGAAGCCCGGGTCGAGCCAAATTGCCTCTTCGCGAATGCCCGTCTTCGTCGCGTAGCGGATTCGCTCGTCGAAGAACCGGCAAATGTCATCGACCACGTCGTTGTAGCGCGGGGCGCGCTGCATGGTGCGCGGCGTTCCGAGCATGTGCATCAGCACACACGTACACGCTGCTTCCGCGACAACCTCCGCCATGCCCGGATCGCCGCGCAGCGCCGTGATATCGTTCACCATGCCCGCGCCAAGGGAAAGCGCGCGGCGCGCGGTGTCAGCGTGATACGTGTCGATGGAAATGGGAATGCGCTCCGCCGCGATCTGCTCGATGACCGGGAGCACGCGGCCTTGTTCTTCGTTCGGGTCGAGCGGCTCCGCGCCTGGCCGGGACGACTCGCCGCCGACGTCGACGATGTGCGCACCCTCGGCGGCCATCTCGCGCGCGTGCGCCACTGCGGCTTCTGCGCTCGAATATTTCCCGCCGTCCGAAAACGAATCCGGCGTGACGTTCAACACCCCCATGATGAGCGTCTCGCGCGCGACAGACGGGGCCCCCATCCGAGTCACCTGCGCCATGCGCCTGCGAGTGCGGTCAAGCGCTGCCGCCCTGGCGGGCCCGATGCCAACGTGCCCGGAAAAGCGCCGCTACCGCGGCGCATTCCTGGGCGCTTTACACCGGCTAAAGCGGCAACGCCTCCAAAAGAACTTGGAGGCGCCGAGAAAACGGTCCGTTGCATCACGCTCACGCCGGGCCGGGGACCATATCGCCGGGGCCGAGGCCGCCGCCGACTTCGGGTTCGCGCGCGGCTTTCTTGTCGGGCGCGACTTCGATGCCTTTGGGCGGGGTGCCCGGAGGCGATTCTTTCTTCACCGGCAACAGATGACCGAGGCCGTGCTTGCGGAAGAGGTCGTCGATCTCCTCGGCGTCGAGCGTTTCGCGCTCGTAGAGTTCCTCGGAGAGCGCGACGAGGATGTTCTTGTGCTCGATGAGCATCTTCTTCGCATCGCCGTAGGCGTCTTCGAGGAGCTTGTGGATGGCTTTGTCGATGGCCGACGCAGTCTCCTCGCTGAAATCGCGCTCGCGCATGAAGTCACGGCCCAGGAACACCTCCGTATTCGACCCGAAGGAAATGGGGCCCATCTCGCTCATGCCCCACTGGCAGACCATGCGGTGCGCGAGTTCGGTCGCGCTCTTGAGGTCGCCCGCGGCGCCGCTGCTGAATTGGCCAAACATGACGTCTTCCGCGGCGCGCCCGCCCATCATCATGCGGAGCGCGGCGAGGCAGTATTCCTTCGAGTACGAGTAGCGGTCCTCGAGCGGGATCATGCTGGTGACGCCGAGCGCCGGCCCGCGCGGAATGATCGTCACCTTGTGCACGGGGTCCGCGTGCGGCAAGAGTCGGCCCACGATCACGTGACCCGCTTCGTGAAACGCAGTGTTCTTCTTTTCCTTCGCGCTCAAAACGAGCGAACGCCGCTCCGGTCCCATCAGCACGCGGTCCTTGGCGTCCTCGAAGTCCTGCGCGGTGACTTTGTCCTGGTTGCGGCGCGCGGCGAGCAGCGCGGCTTCGTTCACCATGTTCGCAAGGTCCGCGCCGGAGAAGCCGGAGGTGCCGCGCGCGAGGGTATTGACGGAAACGGTTTGGTCGCAGGGCACGCCGTTGTTGCGGATGTGGATGCCGAGGATCGCTTCGCGGCCCTTGATGTCGGGGTTTGCGACGACGATCTGCCGGTCGAAGCGGCCCGGGCGAAGCAGTGCGCGGTCGAGCACGTCCGGCCGGTTGGTCGCGGCCATGAGGATGACGCCCTCGCTCGTGTTAAAGCCGTCCATCTCGACGAGCAACTGATTCAAGGTTTGCTCGCGCTCGTCGTGGCCGCCGCCGAGGCCCGCGCCGCGCTGGCGGCCGACCGCGTCGATTTCGTCGATGAAGATGATGCACGGCGCGTGCTTCTGCCCCTGCTGGAACAGGTCGCGCACGCGGCTCGCGCCGACGCCGACGAACATCTCGACGAAATCCGAGCCGCTGATGCTGAAGAACGGAACGTGCGCTTCGCCCGCGACCGCGCGCGCAAGCAGCGTCTTCCCCGATCCCGGAGGGCCGACGAGCAGCACGCCCTTGGGAATCTTGCCGCCGAGCCGCGAGAACTTTTTCGGTTCCTTCAGGAACTCGATGATCTCCTGCAACTCTTCCTTCGCCTCGTCCACGCCGGCAACGTCGTCAAACGTGACGACCTTGTCGCTGTGGTTGACCAGACGCGCGCGGCTCTTGCCAAAGGACAGCGCCTTGTTGCTGCCGCCCTGCATCTGGCGGAACATGAAGAACCAGAACACGGCCACGATAAGAATGAGCGGCACGATATTGATCAGTATCGATACGAGAATGCCGGAGGACTCCTTGTCTACGTCGGCTGGAATGCCCTTCTCCATGGCCTTTTCGTAATATTCGTTCGCGTACTTTTCGAGCGAATTGAATGAAAAGCTTTTGCGACCGTCGACTTCCTGTATTAGCTCTCCTTTGACGGTGTAAATGCCCTTTTCGCCACCCATACTAATTTGGATGCGTTTCACATTGCCCTGCTCGAGTTGCGCAGTGAACTCTTCCGGGCCGAACTGTCCCTTGGGGGTCTGCCCTTTGTTGAGGGTCGTGAGGAGTAGGACCACGATAATGAGAAAAACGACCCAGAGGGACAACTGCTTGAAAATTCCATTCATAACTAAAGCAAATCCCTTATCTTACGCCGCACAGGCACAAGGCCGCAGCATAGCATTCGGTATCATAACACACGAGGATCGACCGAACAATCCCGCGCGAGGTTGTGGAGTGCTGTAAAGTCAGGTTATTCCGTACGCTGGAGCCAAATTTTGCGAGAATGGAATGTCAGACGTGCCGGAATGGAAGTGCGTCGTCTGCAACTGCGAAAACTGCTTATTCGCGCGGTATGCGCAACCCACTACCGGCTGGTCGATTACCGCACCGTCAACGGATAAGATGGACTCGGGGAATCAAATCGCAGTTGCAGCGCCGGCAGGAGCACCGACTATCCATGAAATCGTCCCGCACGCTTATCGTGAAGGAGCGCACCGCGTTACTGCGTTACCTTCAGTCGCAGTACCCGGAAACAAAGCGGACCGCGCTCAAGCAGTTGCTCAGACACAGGGCGGTGTTCGTGAATGGGAACCCCGTCACACGCCACGACCACGTGCTCGAACCCAAGGATAGGGTTGTCATCGAGCGCGGGGCGCCGGCGCCGGTCTGCAAGCCAAGCGCGACAATGCCGGAGATCGTGTTCGAAGATCGGCACATCATAGTCGTCAACAAACCGGAAGGGTTGCTGACGATCGCGACGGAAAAGGAAACGCACCGGACTGCGTACCGGCAGGTGATGGCATACGTGCAGGAGGACCGCCCGCACCGGGGCGAGCGCATTTTCATCGTTCACCGGCTCGACCGCGACACGTCGGGCCTGCTCGTATTTGCGCGCACGGAGGAGGCCAAGCGTGCGATGCAGCAGAACTGGGAGAGCGCGGAGAAGAAGTACTACGCCGTCGTGGAAGGCGTGCCCCGCGAAGCGTCCGGGACCATTCGCTCCCATCTTCGCGAGCATCCGAAGAGTTTGCGTATGCACAGCGCCCCGCCATCGGACGAAGCGAAGTTGGCGATTACAAAATATCTCCTGATCCGAAGCACGCGGCATTTCTCTCTGCTTGAAGTAAAGTTAGAGACGGGTCGCAAGAACCAAATACGCGCACACCTGTCCGAACACGGCAATCCAATCGTCGGCGACAAGAAATATGATGCGCACGGCAATCCTATAAAGCGGCTTGGATTGCATGCGTACTACCTGGCGTTTCCGCATCCGATCTCCGGCAAGCGGTTGGTGTTCAAGACGGCCATACCGGAGGAATTCGAGTCGCTGGTGAATGAGGAGCCGGGTATCGGGTATCGGGTTTCGGGTTTCGGGCACGCGAAGAAGGGGGAGCGCATCGGGAAGTCGCGTAGTCCTGTCGAAACTCTACAAGCGAAGACGTCGAGAATGGGGAATCGGAGGAGATCGGGTATCGGGTTTCGGGTTTCGGGTTTCGGGAACGCGAAGAAAAGAAGGAAGGAGCGATGAGAATGCCAAAGGCGATCTCAACGTATCGAGAACTCGATGTTTGGAAGAAGTCTGTCGACCTGGTAGTCGAGGTTTATCGTTTGTCCAAA encodes:
- the glmM gene encoding phosphoglucosamine mutase translates to MSDRMFGTDGIRGVANMAPVNVETVLKVGRAAGYLYQQEARRHTILIGKDTRISGYMVENALTAGLCSMGVNVLLTGPLPTPGVSYIMRSLRCDGAIMISASHNAFQYNGIKFFARDGFKIADEVEDEIEKLVISGEIDNMRPTAGEIGTARRIDDAVGRYIEFAKATFPKGMRLDGLKIVVDTANGASYKCGHYTFSELGAEVIPIHNNPNGRNINENCGSVHPEEMRATVIRERADVGIAFDGDGDRIVMADGDGRMLDGNALLSILGVDLLEREALPGKAIATNIMANGGLAKAIETHGGSVVWTKVGDRFVVEALRERGLTIGGEASGHMVMLDHNVTGDALIAALQILATMIRRDQPLASLASVYQPMPEANQSVPLNGKPVPSEEVIDSVRKDAEDELVGTGRVVIRPSGTEPVIRIMVQHEKAKVAEGLAKQLAKKIAAL
- the folP gene encoding dihydropteroate synthase; amino-acid sequence: MAQVTRMGAPSVARETLIMGVLNVTPDSFSDGGKYSSAEAAVAHAREMAAEGAHIVDVGGESSRPGAEPLDPNEEQGRVLPVIEQIAAERIPISIDTYHADTARRALSLGAGMVNDITALRGDPGMAEVVAEAACTCVLMHMLGTPRTMQRAPRYNDVVDDICRFFDERIRYATKTGIREEAIWLDPGFGFGKTPAHNLEILRRLSEFKKFGRPILIGTSNKSTIGEVLGVAVDDRMEGTAATVAIAIAHGADAVRVHDVKRMARVAKMTDAIVRGTYSE
- a CDS encoding ATP-dependent metallopeptidase FtsH/Yme1/Tma family protein, with protein sequence MNGIFKQLSLWVVFLIIVVLLLTTLNKGQTPKGQFGPEEFTAQLEQGNVKRIQISMGGEKGIYTVKGELIQEVDGRKSFSFNSLEKYANEYYEKAMEKGIPADVDKESSGILVSILINIVPLILIVAVFWFFMFRQMQGGSNKALSFGKSRARLVNHSDKVVTFDDVAGVDEAKEELQEIIEFLKEPKKFSRLGGKIPKGVLLVGPPGSGKTLLARAVAGEAHVPFFSISGSDFVEMFVGVGASRVRDLFQQGQKHAPCIIFIDEIDAVGRQRGAGLGGGHDEREQTLNQLLVEMDGFNTSEGVILMAATNRPDVLDRALLRPGRFDRQIVVANPDIKGREAILGIHIRNNGVPCDQTVSVNTLARGTSGFSGADLANMVNEAALLAARRNQDKVTAQDFEDAKDRVLMGPERRSLVLSAKEKKNTAFHEAGHVIVGRLLPHADPVHKVTIIPRGPALGVTSMIPLEDRYSYSKEYCLAALRMMMGGRAAEDVMFGQFSSGAAGDLKSATELAHRMVCQWGMSEMGPISFGSNTEVFLGRDFMRERDFSEETASAIDKAIHKLLEDAYGDAKKMLIEHKNILVALSEELYERETLDAEEIDDLFRKHGLGHLLPVKKESPPGTPPKGIEVAPDKKAAREPEVGGGLGPGDMVPGPA
- a CDS encoding RluA family pseudouridine synthase — translated: MKSSRTLIVKERTALLRYLQSQYPETKRTALKQLLRHRAVFVNGNPVTRHDHVLEPKDRVVIERGAPAPVCKPSATMPEIVFEDRHIIVVNKPEGLLTIATEKETHRTAYRQVMAYVQEDRPHRGERIFIVHRLDRDTSGLLVFARTEEAKRAMQQNWESAEKKYYAVVEGVPREASGTIRSHLREHPKSLRMHSAPPSDEAKLAITKYLLIRSTRHFSLLEVKLETGRKNQIRAHLSEHGNPIVGDKKYDAHGNPIKRLGLHAYYLAFPHPISGKRLVFKTAIPEEFESLVNEEPGIGYRVSGFGHAKKGERIGKSRSPVETLQAKTSRMGNRRRSGIGFRVSGFGNAKKRRKER